One Rhizoctonia solani chromosome 3, complete sequence genomic region harbors:
- a CDS encoding Tubulin/FtsZ family, GTPase domain — translation MPREIVSVQLGQCGNQIGSLFWQRLCAEHGINKDGILEEWATEGGDRKDVFFYQADDEHYIPRAILVDLEPRVINTILSSPYRDLYNPENIFLSKEGGGAGNNWANGYASGERCYEEVMEMIDREAEGSDSLEGFMMMHSIAGGTGSGMGSYLLERLNDKFPKKLLQTYSVFPNQVDGDVVVQPYNSVLTLKRLVNNADSVVVLDNAALQRLSSEGGALSSGQSFDQTNQLVSTVISASTQTLRYPGYMNNDLVGIIASLIPTPRCHFLITSYTPFMSDMIDKASFFCNSPDIIPHLMRDVQARSVRKTTVLDVMRRLLQPKNRMVSAIPSKSSCYISILNIIQGDVDPSDVHQSLLRIRERQLASFIPWGPASIQVALTRKSPYVTASHRVSGLMLANHTSMASLFKRILDQFDRLKRRNAFMDQYRKERMFEHGLEEFDDSRATVEETMNEYKACESPDYISYRCRELATVKALAEPDPRHWTLNVWAQQEFHTGWARGVRMYRVYLRLLFPDTILITQF, via the exons ATGCCTAGAGAAATAGTATCAGTGCAGCTCGGACAGTGCGGGAACCAAA ttgggtccttgtTTTGGCAAAGATTATGCGCTGAGCATGGGATCAATAAGGATGGAATTCTAGAAGAATGGGCAACAGAAGGCGGCGATAGAAAAGATGTATTTTTCTATCAGGCGGACGACGAGCACTACATTCCTCGTGCCATCCTCGTCGATCTGGAGCCTAGG GTCATCAACACCATTCTCAGCAGCCCATATCGCGACCTATATAATCCTGAGAATATATTCTTATCAAAGGAGGGCGGTGGTGCAGGTAACAACTGGGCAAACGGATACGCCTCTGGAGAACGATGTTACGAAGAAGTGATGGAAATGATAGATCGCGAAGCAGAAGGGAGTGATTCTCTCGAG GGCTTCATGATGATGCACTCTATCGCGGGCGGCACAGGCTCTGGAATGGGTTCCTATCTTCTTGAACGATTGAACGACAAATTCCCGAAAAAGCTGTTACAAACGTACTCTGTGTTTCCGAACCAAGTGGATGGAGATGTGGTGGTTCAACCCTACAACAG TGTATTGACGTTGAAGCGACTCGTGAACAACGCGGACTCTGTGGTGGTTCTTGACAACGCTGCCCTCCAACGTTTGTCCTCTGAGGGTGGGGCCTTGTCTTCCGGACAGAGCTTCGACCAGACTAACCAACTT GTCTCCACTGTGATCTCCGCCAGTACACAAACGCTGCGATACCCCGGGTACATGAATAATGATCTTGTTGGAATCATTGCTTCGCTGATCCCTACACCGCGTTGTCACTTTTTGATCACGAGTTACACGCCATTCATGAGTGATATGATTGACAAGGCGAGTTTTTTCTGTAATTCACCCGACATTATCCCTCACCTAATGCGCGACGTGCAGGCGAGATCAGTGCGTAAAACAACAGTGCTCGACGTGATGCGCCGTCTCCTACAACCCAAGAACCGAATGGTATCCGCCATTCCAAGCAAGTCATCTTGTTACATATCCATCCTCAACATAATCCAGGGCGACGTTGACCCTAGCGAT GTCCACCAATCCTTACTCCGTATCCGCGAACGGCAGCTTGCGAGCTTCATACCGTGGGGCCCAGCATCGATCCAGGTGGCACTGACGCGTAAATCACCGTATGTCACAGCGAGCCACAGGGTTAGTGGTTTAATGCTGGCCAACCATACAAGTATGGCATCG TTATTCAAACGAATTCTGGACCAATTCGACCGACTCAAACGAAGGAATGCGTTTATGGACCAGTACAGGAAAGAAAGGATGTTCGAgcacgggctggaagaaTTTGACGATTCTCG CGCGACCGTGGAAGAAACCATGAATGAATACAAGGCTTGTGAAAGCCCAGACTACATCTCCTAT AGGTGCAGGGAACTGGCGACGGTGAAGGCACTGGCTGAGCCAGACCCTCGCCATTGGACGCTCAACGTGTGGGCGCAACAGGAGTTCCATACGGGTTGGGCTCGTGGTGTGCGCATGTACCGTGTCTACTTGCGACTTTTATTCCCTGATACCATTCTGATCACGCAGTTTTAA
- a CDS encoding multiprotein bridging factor 1: MSDADWDTKVVIGNKARTPKVTKGNAEVNAARRAGAIVSTDKKSTASNKGHVGPDHQKIAKLDRENDVAPPSKVAPSVGKAMQTARMELKLSQKDVAAKINEKQSVLQDYESGKAIPNPRFSESLSTYHPIGYSGSDIGKKLEGPKKST, from the exons ATGAGCGACGCTGATTGGGACACCAAAGTTGTTATCGGCAACAAAGCCCGCACCCCAAAAGTTACCAAGGGAAATGCTGAAGTGAACG CCGCACGACGAGCAGGTGCCATTGTCTCCACCGACAAGAAGTCAACTGCCAGCAACAAGGGCCACGTTG GTCCTGACCACCAAAAGATTGCTAAGCTAGACCGCGAGAACGACGTGGCTCCACCTTCCAAGGTCGCCCCCTCAGTCGGCAAGGCCATGCAGACTGCCCGCATGGAGCTTAAGCTCTCGCAAAAGGACGTTGCCGCGAAGATCAACGAGAAGCAGTCGGTTCTCCAGGACTACGAGTCTGGGAAGGCCATCCCTAACCCCAGATTCTCGGAAAGCTTGAGC ACTTATCACCCGATCGGGTACTCAGGTAGCGATATTGGGAAAAAGCTGGAGGGGCCCAAGAAGTCGACTTGA
- a CDS encoding D-lactate dehydrogenase cytochrome oxidoreductase encodes MHRTSRLVSRSLSRRALFQGSLSSSSSHLGFGCRTLSSAVPTSSRTSYTTLAGVAAVSGLAGYLLSQSISENKPDDALVTPVYATKAAVLKAITELETLLSKDNVSTDSDVLKAHGFSDNSYHPSAPHSVVVLAHSTEDVVKIVKIANKYRIPVTAFSGGTSLEGHFGGTPGVGGICIDLSNMDRIISINEADSDMVVQSGAKWEDINHTLEDQGIPLFFPLDPGPGATIGGMIGTGCSGTNAVRYGTAKAEWFLNVTVVLPNGEVIKTRRRARKSSAGFDTTKLFIGAEGTLGIVTEATLRLAPRLPTSVATVGFSDVRQAVDAVAEILNKGVPIQCVELLDDHMMAAINKANLADRKYAEMDSLFFKFQGSPEAQKEASATIKKIVEKHGGKHFQAARDEKEASDLWQNRKYALWSTMALYPGARAWTTDVAVPVSRLPELVLETKKDLADSNLKSTIVGHVGDGNFHAIMIIRNAEELEAVREAVHRLVHRALALDGTCTGEHGVGVGKKEYLVEELGPGTVELMRTVKRAIDPHNLFNPGK; translated from the exons ATGCATCGTACTTCTAGATTAGTATCTCGCTCTCTCTCACGTCGCGCGTTGTTTCAGGGATCTTTgagttcctcttcttcccacTTGGGTTTTGGATGCCGGACGCTTTCTTCGGCCGTACCGACATCTTCCAGGACATCCTATACAACCCTTGCAGGGGTAGCAGCAGTCAGTGGTCTAGCCGGATACCTCCTCTCCCAATCGATATCGGAGAACAAACCCGACGACGCGCTAGTGACACCTGTATATGCAACTAAAGCCGCCGTTCTAAAAGCTATTACTGAACTGGAAACACTGTTGTCAAAAGACAATGTCTCGACTGACTCTGACGTACTCAAAGCCCATGGGTTCTCG GATAACTCGTATCATCCCAGTGCACCGCATAGCGTGGTCGTACTCGCACACAGCACCGAAGATGTTGTTAAGATCGTGAAAATTGCCAACAAATATCGTATTCCCGTTACTGCTTTCAGCGGTGGCACCAGTTTAGAAGGCCACTTTGGCGGA ACACCAGGAGTTGGGGGTATATGCATCGATCTGTCGAACATGGATCGTATCATAAGCATCAACGAAGCCGACTCGGACATGGTCGTGCAGTCGGGAGCAAAGTGGGAAGATATCAACCATACTTTGGAGGATCAAG GAATTCCGCTGTTCTTCCCG TTGGATCCAGGTCCGGGTGCAACCATTGGCGGAATGATAGGGACAGGGTGCTCGGGCA CCAACGCCGTACGGTACGGAACTGCAAAAGCTGAATGGTTCCTCAACGTC ACCGTGGTCCTCCCCAACGGCGAAGTGATCAAAACACGCCGACGAGCGCGTAAGAGTTCAGCTGGGTTTGATACTACCAAACTCTTTATTGGGGCTGAAGGCACACTTGGGATCGTGACGGAAG CTACGCTTCGACTGGCCCCTCGACTTCCGACCTCTGTTGCGACAGTTGGGTTCTCCGATGTTCGCCAAGCAGTCGACGCAGTGGCTGAAATTTTGAACAAGGGCGTCCCGATTC AATGTGTCGAATTGCTTGATG ATCATATGATGGCTGCAATTAACAAAGCAAACCTGGCCGACCGCAAATACGCAGAAATGGATTCATTGTTCTTCAAATTCCAAGGCTCTCCAGAGGCTCAAAAGGAAGCATCAGCTACCATTAAAAAGATTGTCGAGAAACACGGGGG GAAACACTTTCAGGCGGCCCGCGACGAGAAAGAGGCGAGCGACCTGTGGCAGAATAGGAAGTATGCGCTTTGGAGTACCATGGCTTTGTACCCAGGTGCGAGGGCCTGGACAACAGATGTGGC CGTTCCGGTATCTCGTCTTCCCGAGCTTGTTCTCGAGACAAAGAAAGACTTGGCAGACTCTAACCTCAAGTCCACCATCGTAGGTCATGTAGGAGATG GCAACTTCCACGCGATTATGATTATACGAAATGCTGAAGAATTAGAGGCCGTACGAGAAGCAGTTCATCGATTGGTTCACCGCGCACTCGCCTTGGACGGAACTT GTACCGGCGAGCACGGTGTAGGCGTTGGAAAGAAAGAATATCTTGTTGAAGAGCTTGGCCCGGGCACAGTCGAACTTATGCGAACCGTCAAGCGGGCTATTGATCCTCATAATCTGTTCAATCCTGGAAAG TAG
- a CDS encoding RNA recognition motif protein, which yields MSGRKILFVSGFSRDARAKDLAYEFERYGRLVRCDIPSTRGGGGASRYGCPVRYRFAYWPLRTIRTLLFDTQTVPISSNLLRAPLYDRRFDSFDPGRACDAWLEHIALETKARVEGDPPYAFVEFRNDRDAEDAYHSMHGQMIDRHRISWARRPPSALWRHDAPRPRGGRDRRDDRDRDRDRRDRDRSRSRSPRRDDKDKERDRDTRRRSRTRSRSRDRRDRERDEERDEPRTREDRDDVDEREDRHRRSLSREPNGVVPVKTEPDNIKKEPEPVAEEDK from the exons ATGTCTGGACGCAAGATTCTGTTTGTAAG TGGCTTCTCACGAGATGCTCGTGCTAAAGACCTTGCATATGAATTTGAGAG GTATGGTCGGCTTGTACGGTGCGACATACCATCGACTCGGGGCGGAGGCGGCGCAAG TCGCTACGGCTGCCCCGTTCGATATCGATTCGCCTATTGGCCACTTCGCACGATTCGAACCTTGCTATTCGATACGCAAACTGTTCCGATCTCGAGTAACCTTCTACGAGCCCCCTTGTACGATCGTCGATTCGATTCATTTGACCCCGGGCGAGCTTGTGACGCATGGTTAGAGCACATTGCTCTCGAGACCAAAGCTCGAGTCGAGGGTGATCCACC CTACGCATTTGTCGAATTTCGAAACGACCGCGACGCAGAAGATGCCTACCATTCCAT GCATGGTCAGATGATTGACCGCCATCGGATCAGC TGGGCTCGCCGTCCCCCTTCAGCACTATGGCGTCACGATGCTCCTCGCCCCCGTGGAGGCCGTGACCGTCGTGATGACCGAGACAGGGACCGCGATCGTCGTGACCGTGACCGCTCTCGTTCTCGGAGCCCCCGCCGCGacgacaaggacaaggagagGGATAGGGATACCCGTCGCCGGAGCCGAACTCGCTCTCGTTCTCGCGATAGGCGTGACCGTGAGCGTGATGAGGAGCGCGATGAACCAAGGACTCGAGAAGACCGTGATGATGTTGACGAGCGTGAAGATCGCCACCGCCGCAGCCTCTCCCGCGAACCCAATGGTGTGGTTCCAGTTAAAACGGAGCCTGATAACATCAAGAAGGAGCCCGAGCCCGTCGCCGAGGAAGACAAGTAG
- a CDS encoding carbohydrate esterase family 10 protein yields MRGARSLQLAFLALAHAQLIWGYAVSAKRTEEVQVPVNAQLTLGAKSMLKMYSSLTAAHRRPICTAPVGGLRFRKPVAFTPNGTIVAQTYGPRCLQSAIVNDASEDCLTLNIWRPHGITGPLPVMVWIYGGSFILGESSSYPGYGIVGKSVEMGQPVIYVSMNYRLGFFGFPVGKQTMNKGAANLGLYDQRMAIEWVQKNIQYFGGDPTKVTLFGESAGGISVSYQMMYRGGQINNAFRAAIMQSGAPSSFKSSPQDNSARQQAYDEIASQTGCSQARDSFECLRTIDVNRLQEAHVATYKLPPDALAFANFPTAYGPVTISGDDFLPSSTTSIIRSGKYANIPMISGSNLDEGTWFVAATSFFLDLLGFFNSKRPGLSIGLSPFISSPMCALYPNVPAAGSPYNTGSETFGRSYNYKWAAAVVGDYLFTAPRRQFIRAATSRGQKVWSYMFSQPTAGSPPEYGISHASEISYIFGSKDVSDKMMRYWINFATALSPQPDGSNLPGVDMIRR; encoded by the exons ATGCGTGGAGCGCGTTCTCTTCAACTCGCgttcttggccttggctcACGCTCAGCTCATTTGGGGCTATGCAGTGTCAGCCAAGCGTACGGAAGAAGTTCAAGTTCCGGTAAATGCGCAACTTACATTGGGAGCCAAGTCGATGCTCAAGATGTATTCCTCG CTCACCGCAGCACATAGGCGTCCCATATGCACAGCCCCCGTCGGAGGACTTCGGTTTCGTAAGCCAGTCGCATTCACCCCCAATGGAACAATTGTTGCGCAAACTTATGGCCCGAGGTGCCTCCAATCGGCAATTGTTAACGATGCGTCAGAGGATTGCCTAACTCTGAATATTTGGCGACCACACGGGATAACAGGGCCACTACCTGTCATGGTTTGGATAT ACGGAGGCAGTTTCATATTGGGTGAATCCAGCTCGTACCCCGGGTATGGTATCGTAGGGAAAAGTGTTGAAATG GGTCAACCTGTCATCTACGTTAGTATGAATTATCGGCTCGGTTTCTTTGGAT TCCCTGTCGGCAAGCAAACCATGAACAAGGGTGCCGCTAACCTTGGGCTTTATGACCAACGAATGGCAATTGAATGGGTCCAAAAGAATATCCAGTACTTTGGCGGTGATCCCACAAAA GTCACCCTATTCGGTGAATCAGCGGGTGGAATAAGCGTCAGCTATCAAATGATGTACAGAGGCGGACAGATCAATAATGCATTCAGAGCGGCAATTATGCAAAGTGGAGCACCGTCGAG CTTCAAGTCATCTCCACAAGACAACAGTGCTCGACAGCAAGCATACGATGAAATAGCCTCTCAAACTGGTTGTTCCCAAGCCCGTGACTCTTTCGAGTGCCTGCGGACGATAGACGTTAACAGACTTCAGGAAGCACACGTCGCGACATACAAATTGCCGCCGGATGCTCTGGCATTTGCGAACTTCCCGACCGCATACGGGCCCGTAACT ATTTCCGGAGATGACTTTCTCCCCTCTTCTACTACGTCAATAATTAGATCCGGAAAATATGCCAATATCCCTATGATTTCTGGCT CGAACCTGGATGAAGGGACTTGGTTCGTTGCTGCCACAAGCTTCTTTCTCGACTTGCTTGGGTTCTTCAACTCAAAAAGACCCGGGCTTTCTATCGGCCTCTCTCCGTTTATCTCTTCTCCTATGTGCGCATTGTATCCGAATGTACCTGCTGCAGGGTCTCCTTACAACACAGGGAGCGAGACCTTTGGACGGAGCTACAACTATAAATGGGCGGCGGCTGTGGTTGGGGACTACCTATTTACG GCCCCAAGAAGGCAGTTCATTAGGGCGGCGACCTCGAGGGGGCAGAAGGTTTG GTCATACATGTTTTCTCAACCTACAGCAGGTAGCCCGCCAGAATATGGCATATCTCATGCATCGGAAATTTCATACATCTTTG GGAGCAAGGATGTATCGGACAAGATGATGCGATACTG GATCAACTTTGCGACAGCTCTGAGCCCTCAACCAGATGGGTCCAATCTACCTGGTGTGGATATGATTCGTCGCTAA
- a CDS encoding aconitate hydratase: protein MTHDNTGPVISKFKSLGATRIHNPRQPVFTIDHDVQNKTAKNLQKYASIEAFGRTHGIDFYGAGRGIGHQVLVEEGYAFPHTLVVASDSHSNMYGGVGCVGTPVVRTDAAALWATGKTWWQVPRMIKVELMGKLAPGVTGKDIIVALCGLFNKDEVLNAAIEFHGDGIEALGIDERLAVANMTTEWGALAGVFPVDEPLLDWYKKAVDKMTLRTFSGASSSLPPPPEHPRLNEEYSSHLTLDLSTLVPYVSGPNSVKVATALPKLAQDNIKINKAYLVSCTNARASDLKAAAQVVKGRKVATGVEFYIAAASSKVQAEVEKSGDWGALLSAGAKPLPAGCGPCIGLGTGLLEPGEVGISATNRNYKGRMGSPQAQAYLASPAVVAASAIRGVICGPDSLDLNALPQNERPVFTSSTPNTIPGASTSASPAEPLVDGFPRSFGGPIMFTPQDNLNTDGIYPGKYTYQDDITLERQAEVVMENYDPAFAKNVAEVRSSGKTAVLVSGYNFGTGSSREQAATALKAAGVPLVIAGSFGDIFKRNSINNGLVCMECPELVADLTEKYAKSGARGNGGVDGELTVQPGWELDVDMQSGKIEVKQGGKVLREYQTRPVGPSVQELWVCDGLEGYVRKSIASSV from the exons ATGACACACGATAATACTGGGCCCGTCATTTCCAA GTTCAAATCACTTGGCGCCACACGAATTCACAACCCTCGTCAGCCCGTATTCACTATTGaccatgatgtacaaaacaAGACAGCCAAGAACCTCCAGAAATATGCCTCGATCGAAGCGTTTGGGCGGACGCACGGGATCGACTTTTACGGCGCGGGCCGAGGTATTGGTCATCAAGTCTTGGTCGAAGAGGGATACGCATTTCCCCATACGCTCGTCGTTGCTTCTGATTCACACTCCAATATGTACGGAGGAGTCGGATGTGTTGGGACCCCTGTGGTCAGGACGGATGCAGCAGCATTATGGGCGACGGGAAAGACATGGTGGCAGGTTCCGCGCATGATCAAAGTCGAACTAATGGGCAAGTTGGCCCCTGGTGTAACGGGAAAAGATATCATCGTCGCCTTGTGTGGCCTTTTCAACAAGGACGAGGTGCTGAATGCTGCCATTGAGTTCCATGGAGACGGAATTGAGGCGTTGGGAATCGACGAGCGACTGGCAGTAGCCAATATGACGACGGAATGGGGTGCGCTGGCTGGCGTATTCCCGGTTGACGAGCCACTTCTGGATTGGTACAAGAAGGCAGTGGATAAGATGACCCTAAGAACTTTTTCAGGAGCATCTAGTTCActtccccctccccccgaACACCCCCGACTTAACGAGG AATACTCGTCCCACCTAACACTCGACCTTTCTACACTTGTTCCATACGTTTCCGGTCCCAACAGCGTCAAGGTAGCAACAGCATTGCCTAAACTTGCTCAAGATAATATCAAAATCAACAAGGCCTACCTCGTTAGTTGCACCAATGCTCGAGCTTCCGACCTTAAGGCCGCAGCTCAGGTCGTCAAGGGACGCAAGGTAGCGACTGGGGTCGAGTTCTATATTGCGGCAGCGAGCAGCAAAGTTCAGGCTGAGGTGGAGAAATCAGGCGACTGGGGTGCGTTACTATCAGCTGGCGCTAAGCCTCTACCAGCAGGCTGCGGGCCATGCATTGGGTTAGGAACCGGGCTTCTCGAGCCGGGAGAAGTTGGGATTAGTGCGACAAATCGAAACTATAAGGGGCGAATGGGTAGCCCGCAGGCTCAGGCATATCTAGCCAGCCCAGCAGTTGTTGCTGCGAGTGCAATAAGAGGAGTTATATGCGGCCCGGATTCTCTCGATTTGAATGCCCTTCCTCAGAACGAAAGGCCCGTGTTCACTTCAAGTACCCCTAATACCATACCTGGCGCTTCGACATCTGCTTCACCTGCCGAACCGTTAGTCGACGGGTTTCCTCGGTCATTCGGGGGGCCGATTATGTTTACACCCCAGGATAACTTGAACACGGACGGGATATATCCCGGAAAGTACACATATCAGGACGACATTACACTCGAACGACAGGCCGAGGTTGTGATGGAAAACTATGATCCTGCCTTTGCGAAGAATGTTGCAGAAGTGCGATCAAGTGGTAAAACAGCTGTCCTTGTTTCAGGATACAATTTCGGTACTGGCTCGTCGCGCGAGCAAGCGGCAACTGCGCTCAAGGCTGCAGGAGTTCCGCTCGTTATTGCAGGCTCATTCGGAGACATATTCAAACGCAATTCCATAAACAATGGTCTAGTGTGCATGGAATGTCCCGAATTAGTAGCAGACCTGACGGAAAAGTATGCCAAGAGCGGCGCGCGGGGTAACGGCGGAGTTGATGGAGAGTTGACGGTCCAACCGGGATGGGAACTTGATGTGGATATGCAGAGTGGGAAGATCGAGGTCAAGCAGGGGGGCAAGGTCCTGCGCGAGTACCAGACACGGCCTGTAGGACCGAGTGTGCAGGAATTATGGGTATGCGATGGGCTCGAGGGATATGTACGAAAGTCGATAGCCAGTAGTGTTTAG
- a CDS encoding Transforming growth factor-beta-induced protein ig-h3, whose amino-acid sequence MYSYALLAALAAPAVAQNINTTYLTGLANALNGLGLTSLVGVVGSLANNTNGTALLAQLSQGNKTVFAPNNEAFGRVPQNVSSNTDLLTSILSYHIVEGHYNASDFAREPNHTIVRTYLTNPSLVNLEGGRGQVLVIERDDGNDNDVKILFADDDVDVQRTTGYENLIVHVVDDVLTPPGTISETARQEDDFSQLAGALQTTNLIAPLEAIKGVTIFAPTNDAFQAALAALGSQAQNTSVISSVLANHVINGTTVYSSALTSQNFVSAGGQGFSFSSNSSGTYVTSGSASARITRADIPIRNGVIHRIDRVLANTESNPDAAASAASSQASVAATATSIPGQSNSPSNVPSASGSANASIRTAVAFPSGAIFSVLAAGMGALIGGMLIL is encoded by the exons ATGTACTCCTACGCTCTCCTCGCTGCCCTTGCTGCTCCAGCTGTGGCCCAAAACATCAATACGACTTACCTCACTGGCCTGGCCAATGCCCTCAATGGTCTTGGCCTCACCTCGCTTGTAGGAGTTGTGGG ATCCCTCGCGAACAACACCAACGGAACTGCTCTCCTTGCCCAGCTTTCTCAGGGTAACAAGACCGTCTTTGCCCCTAATAATGAGGCATTTGGTCGTGTTCCACAAAATGTCAGCAGCAATACCGACCTCCTGACATCCATTCTCTCCTATCACATCGTTGAGG GTCACTACAACGCATCCGACTTTGCTCGTGAACCCAACCACACAATTGTTAGGACCTACCTGACCAACCCGTCTCTTGTCAATCTCGAAGGCGGTAGAGGTCAGGTCCTTGTTATTGAACGTGATGACGGAAACGACAACGATGTGAAAATTCTGTTCGCTGACGATGACGTTGACGTTCAGCGCACTACCGGTTATGAGAAT CTCATTGTCCACGTTGTTGACGATGTCCTCACGCCTCCTGGAACGATCTCCGAGACAGCCCGTCAGGAAGATGACTTCTCGCAGCTGGCCGGTGCGCTGCAGACCACAAACTTGATTGCTCCTCTTGAAGCCATCAAAGGAGTTACCATCTTTGCACCTAC AAACGATGCATTCCAGGCTGCTCTTGCTGCTCTTGGCTCCCAGGCCCAGAATACCTCGGTCATCAGCTCAGTCCTCGCTAACCATGTCATCAACGGAACGACTGTCTACTCGAGCGCACTCACCTCCCAGAACTTCGTCAGCGCCGGTGGCCAAGGTTTCTCCTTTTCATCCAACTCCTCCGGAACCTATGTTACGAGCGGCTCTGCTTCCGCACGGATCACTCGCGCTGACATTCCCATTCGCAACGGCGTGATCCACCGCATCGACCGTG TATTGGCAAACACTGAATCCAACCCCGATGCTGCTGCTTCTGCGGCTTCCTCTCAAGCTTCGGTTGCCGCGACTG CAACTTCGATCCCGGGACAGTCCAACTCGCCCAGCAACGTGCCCTCAGCATCTGGATCCGCCAATGCTAGCATTCGTACTGCCGTTGCTTTCCCAAGCGGCGCCATCTTCTCGGTGCTCGCTGCCGGAATGGGCGCCCTCATCGGCGGGATGCTCATCCTCTAA